In the Orenia marismortui DSM 5156 genome, one interval contains:
- a CDS encoding ABC transporter permease — MIEGIKEIYRYREMLKNLVKKDLKTRYKGSILGFLWTFINPLIQLIVYSVVFTTVMKINIDNFSIFLFVGLIPWIFFSNSLLVSAGTIISNENLVKKIYFPRAILPLSVVTSGLINLCLSFIIVFIGIIISGIEIEFVVIYLPLLIIVEYLIVLGFSLMVSALNVYFRDLEHILNSIMAGWFYFTPIIYPLEMIPEEYFGYFFLNPLAPIIVSFKDILYYGRTPDFIMLGISGLTGILMVIFGYSLFQILQKRFAEEI, encoded by the coding sequence ATGATAGAAGGTATTAAGGAAATATATAGATATAGAGAAATGTTAAAAAATTTAGTAAAAAAAGATTTAAAAACAAGATATAAAGGCTCGATATTAGGATTTTTATGGACTTTTATAAATCCTTTGATTCAACTTATTGTATATTCAGTAGTTTTTACAACTGTAATGAAGATTAATATAGATAACTTTTCTATATTTTTGTTTGTAGGTTTAATTCCTTGGATTTTCTTTTCTAACTCTTTACTAGTAAGTGCGGGTACTATAATTAGTAATGAAAATTTAGTTAAGAAGATATATTTCCCTAGGGCAATTCTTCCGCTTTCAGTAGTTACTTCTGGACTTATAAATTTATGTCTTAGTTTTATTATTGTATTTATAGGTATTATAATTTCGGGAATTGAAATAGAATTCGTTGTCATATACTTACCATTATTAATTATAGTAGAATATTTAATTGTATTAGGTTTTTCTTTAATGGTATCAGCATTGAATGTTTATTTTAGAGACTTAGAGCATATTTTAAATTCAATTATGGCGGGATGGTTTTATTTTACCCCGATTATATACCCATTAGAAATGATTCCGGAAGAATATTTTGGATATTTCTTTTTGAATCCATTAGCTCCTATTATAGTATCTTTTAAAGATATTCTATATTATGGTCGTACTCCTGATTTTATAATGTTAGGAATAAGTGGCTTAACAGGTATTTTAATGGTTATTTTTGGTTATAGTTTATTTCAAATATTACAGAAAAGATTTGCGGAGGAAATATAA
- a CDS encoding type I phosphomannose isomerase catalytic subunit, with protein sequence MYPLKFKPIYKEKIWGGVALSNNFGRDLPSDSIGESWEIAAHQNGTSIITNGRFAGQTLMEAIKEEGDRVLGSYAKEEYYDKFPLLVKILDANAKLSVQVHPDDEYANKYENGELGKTEMWYIIDAKEDAKLIYGVKPEIEKEEFAAAIKEGRLEDNLIEITVKAGDVLYIPTGTVHAIEEGIVLAEIQQNSDTTYRVYDWNRLGKDGKPRDLHIESALDVINFGRSPREKVTGLEIREDGYIRRILVSCPYFTTETIDIINNYRDKTDGSRFYIIMGLAGEAKLLYDGGEFDLKAGETVLLPAELGEYKIKGECKLIKSYIRNPEELKAELIEQGYSEKDINMIEGLQ encoded by the coding sequence ATGTATCCTTTAAAATTTAAACCGATTTATAAAGAAAAAATCTGGGGTGGGGTAGCGTTATCTAATAACTTTGGGCGTGATTTACCATCTGATTCCATTGGAGAAAGTTGGGAAATTGCAGCTCATCAGAATGGGACGAGTATAATTACTAATGGTAGATTTGCCGGACAGACATTAATGGAAGCAATAAAAGAAGAGGGAGATAGGGTTCTAGGAAGCTATGCAAAGGAAGAATACTATGATAAGTTTCCCTTATTAGTGAAAATTCTAGATGCTAATGCTAAATTATCTGTACAGGTGCATCCAGATGATGAGTATGCTAATAAGTATGAAAATGGAGAGCTTGGGAAAACAGAGATGTGGTATATTATTGATGCTAAAGAGGATGCTAAATTGATTTATGGTGTTAAACCGGAAATAGAAAAAGAAGAGTTTGCAGCCGCTATAAAAGAGGGAAGGCTAGAAGATAACTTGATTGAAATAACTGTAAAAGCAGGAGATGTATTGTATATTCCTACTGGTACTGTTCATGCAATTGAGGAAGGGATAGTGCTGGCTGAAATACAGCAGAATTCTGATACCACCTATAGAGTTTATGATTGGAATAGATTAGGTAAAGATGGTAAACCTCGTGATCTGCATATTGAATCTGCTCTAGATGTTATTAACTTTGGAAGAAGTCCTAGAGAGAAAGTTACAGGGCTAGAAATTAGAGAAGATGGTTATATTAGAAGAATTTTAGTGTCTTGTCCTTATTTTACTACAGAAACAATAGATATTATCAACAATTATAGAGATAAAACTGATGGAAGTCGTTTTTATATTATAATGGGACTAGCAGGAGAGGCCAAGTTGCTATATGATGGTGGTGAATTTGACTTAAAAGCTGGAGAAACTGTATTATTACCTGCTGAATTAGGAGAATATAAAATAAAAGGTGAGTGCAAATTAATAAAGTCTTATATTAGGAATCCCGAAGAATTAAAAGCTGAACTAATAGAGCAAGGATATAGTGAAAAAGATATTAATATGATTGAGGGGTTACAGTAA
- a CDS encoding glycosyltransferase family 4 protein, translating into MSVKTIAICSSQVPYVRGGAEILVDELHKQLLKRGFESVIINIPFKWYPKQQLIDSALVWRMTDITESNGKKIDRVICTKYPNYVVNHPDKVLWLFHQHRQMYDLLGGEYSEFKNTPEDLAYINQVKNIDNNTITEAKKVFTISKTVSGRLKKYNDIESTALYPPTKHEEEYYTEDYDDYIFIASRLDSIKRINLIIEAMKYTKTDAKLLIAGKGPHENEYKKLAKKLGLKNKVVFKGFVSDEELLNLYANCFSVFFSPKDEDYGFITIEAFKSKKPVITTVDSGGVLEFVEDGKTGYVVENDPKKIAEKVDYLYNNRNKCRKFGQNAYKKVEEIYWDNVIEQLTKEY; encoded by the coding sequence ATGAGTGTAAAGACAATAGCTATATGTTCTTCACAAGTCCCTTATGTTAGGGGAGGAGCGGAAATTTTAGTTGATGAACTACATAAGCAACTATTAAAAAGAGGTTTTGAATCAGTTATTATAAATATACCTTTTAAATGGTATCCTAAGCAGCAATTAATTGATAGTGCTTTAGTTTGGCGTATGACTGATATAACAGAGAGTAACGGAAAGAAAATAGATAGAGTAATTTGTACAAAGTATCCAAATTATGTTGTGAATCACCCAGATAAAGTTTTATGGTTATTTCATCAGCATAGACAAATGTATGATTTGCTTGGTGGTGAATATTCAGAATTTAAAAACACGCCAGAAGATTTAGCTTATATTAATCAAGTGAAAAATATTGATAATAATACTATAACAGAAGCTAAAAAGGTCTTTACTATATCTAAGACAGTTTCTGGTAGGCTGAAAAAATATAATGATATTGAAAGTACGGCGTTATATCCTCCTACTAAACATGAGGAAGAATATTATACTGAAGATTATGATGATTATATATTTATTGCAAGCAGATTAGATAGTATAAAAAGAATTAATCTAATAATTGAAGCTATGAAATATACAAAAACAGATGCCAAATTACTAATTGCTGGGAAAGGTCCTCATGAAAATGAATATAAAAAACTAGCTAAGAAATTAGGGTTAAAGAATAAAGTTGTTTTTAAAGGGTTTGTATCAGATGAGGAACTTCTGAATTTGTATGCTAATTGTTTTTCAGTGTTCTTTTCACCCAAAGATGAGGACTATGGTTTTATTACAATAGAAGCCTTTAAAAGCAAAAAACCTGTAATTACTACAGTAGATTCAGGTGGAGTGCTTGAATTTGTAGAAGATGGAAAAACAGGATATGTAGTAGAAAATGATCCTAAAAAGATAGCAGAGAAAGTTGACTATTTATACAATAATAGAAATAAATGCAGAAAATTTGGTCAAAATGCTTATAAAAAGGTAGAAGAAATATATTGGGATAATGTAATAGAACAACTTACTAAAGAATATTAG
- a CDS encoding ABC transporter ATP-binding protein, translating to MNVIEVKDVSKKYRIYYDKGSTLKEKILFRNRNKYEDKWVLKDINLKIKKGETVGLIGENGSGKSTLLKLLTRIIYPNKGEIIVKGKVSSLLELGAGFHPDMTGRENIYTNASIFGLTRKEIDDRIDDIISFSELEESIDNPVRTYSSGMYMRLAFSVAINVEADILLVDEILAVGDASFQAKCFNKMQELKNKGTTIIIVSHDLGSIERLCDKSVWIDKGIIKSIGIPYDVDAEYLDFMGQKRNKKKEGKNQGTKASNNNDEQEEDDQKQDSNQQNKEKDDRWGNKFVEILNPRLTNEKNEVASIFKSGEKVNIRFEYIRHNKEIQSPVFGIGIFRDDGLNCYSTNTHIDKIQNISISDSGEVECVLKELNLLEGKYTLDLAVHDEDGLPYDYIRKILSFEVYSKNKDVGVFRLKHHWNIID from the coding sequence ATGAATGTAATAGAAGTAAAAGATGTATCAAAAAAATATAGAATTTATTATGATAAAGGAAGTACTTTAAAAGAAAAAATTCTTTTCAGAAATAGAAATAAATATGAAGATAAATGGGTTTTAAAGGATATTAATCTAAAGATCAAAAAAGGTGAGACAGTTGGTTTAATAGGGGAGAATGGTTCTGGCAAGAGTACTTTACTTAAATTATTAACTAGGATTATTTATCCTAATAAGGGTGAAATCATAGTGAAAGGTAAGGTATCAAGTCTATTAGAATTAGGTGCTGGCTTTCACCCTGATATGACAGGTAGGGAGAATATATATACTAATGCTTCTATATTTGGCCTTACGAGAAAAGAAATTGATGATAGAATAGACGATATAATTTCTTTCTCCGAACTAGAAGAATCTATAGATAATCCGGTGAGAACTTATTCTTCTGGGATGTATATGAGGTTAGCTTTTTCAGTAGCTATCAATGTTGAAGCAGATATATTATTAGTTGATGAGATACTTGCTGTAGGGGATGCTAGTTTTCAAGCAAAATGTTTTAATAAAATGCAAGAATTAAAGAATAAAGGAACAACAATTATAATTGTATCTCATGATTTAGGTTCTATAGAAAGGCTTTGTGATAAATCTGTGTGGATAGATAAAGGAATTATAAAGTCAATTGGTATACCTTATGATGTAGATGCAGAATATTTAGATTTTATGGGGCAGAAGAGAAACAAGAAAAAAGAGGGAAAGAATCAAGGAACTAAAGCAAGCAATAATAATGATGAGCAGGAAGAAGATGATCAAAAACAAGATAGTAATCAGCAAAACAAAGAGAAAGATGATCGTTGGGGAAATAAATTTGTTGAAATACTAAATCCTAGATTAACTAATGAAAAGAATGAAGTAGCAAGTATATTTAAATCTGGAGAGAAGGTTAATATAAGGTTTGAATACATTAGACATAATAAAGAAATACAAAGTCCTGTATTTGGAATAGGTATATTCAGAGATGATGGGCTCAATTGTTACAGCACTAATACCCATATAGATAAAATTCAGAATATATCTATAAGTGATAGTGGAGAAGTTGAATGTGTATTAAAAGAGTTAAACCTTTTAGAGGGGAAATATACATTAGATTTGGCAGTTCATGATGAGGATGGATTACCTTATGATTATATTAGAAAAATCTTAAGTTTTGAAGTTTATTCTAAAAACAAGGATGTAGGAGTTTTTAGATTGAAACATCATTGGAATATTATAGATTAA
- a CDS encoding mannose-1-phosphate guanylyltransferase: MITPLIMAGGVGSRFWPLSRKHRPKQFLNLVDKNRSMIQHTVDRISKLTDHDNIFIATNEEYVKEMNEQLPEVPLENITTEPMRKNTAACIGLAALHMAKKDPEAVMVVLPADHLILDEDRFIETIEVAVKIAQKGENLVTLGIEPTHPETGYGYINYKDKYDAVEDHEVFEVKAFTEKPNKETACEFLELGTYLWNSGMFIWKVSTILNKFKKHMPKLYDGLKKIDQALGTKNESEVLQEEFEKFDSISIDYGIMEKSENIYVVPGDFGWDDIGSWPSLERVRKQDKHGNVISGHHIGIDTKNTIVHGNGKIITTVGLDDVVIVDTEDAILICDKKRAQEVKKIRNLLASNGLDKCL; the protein is encoded by the coding sequence ATGATAACACCATTAATTATGGCTGGGGGAGTAGGAAGTAGATTTTGGCCATTAAGCCGTAAGCATCGGCCAAAACAGTTTTTGAATTTGGTAGATAAAAATAGAAGTATGATTCAACATACTGTAGATAGGATTAGTAAATTGACTGATCATGATAATATTTTTATTGCTACTAATGAAGAGTATGTTAAAGAGATGAATGAGCAGTTACCAGAGGTTCCTCTAGAGAATATAACAACAGAGCCGATGCGTAAGAATACAGCGGCTTGTATTGGTTTAGCAGCCTTACATATGGCTAAAAAGGATCCAGAAGCAGTAATGGTAGTATTGCCAGCAGATCATTTGATTCTTGATGAAGATAGGTTTATTGAGACGATAGAGGTTGCTGTTAAAATTGCCCAAAAGGGAGAAAACTTAGTTACTTTAGGAATTGAACCAACTCATCCCGAGACTGGATATGGATATATTAATTATAAAGATAAATATGATGCGGTAGAGGATCATGAGGTTTTTGAAGTAAAAGCCTTTACAGAGAAGCCTAATAAAGAAACAGCTTGTGAGTTTTTAGAACTTGGAACTTATCTTTGGAATAGTGGAATGTTTATTTGGAAAGTTTCTACTATTTTGAATAAGTTTAAAAAGCATATGCCTAAATTATATGATGGTTTAAAAAAGATAGATCAAGCCCTAGGTACTAAGAATGAATCTGAAGTATTACAAGAAGAATTTGAAAAGTTTGATAGTATTTCTATAGATTATGGTATAATGGAGAAGTCTGAAAATATCTATGTAGTACCAGGTGATTTTGGTTGGGATGATATTGGTAGCTGGCCTTCTTTAGAAAGGGTTAGAAAGCAGGATAAGCATGGTAATGTTATTTCTGGTCATCACATTGGAATCGATACTAAAAATACCATTGTCCACGGTAATGGTAAGATAATAACTACTGTTGGTTTGGATGATGTAGTAATTGTTGATACTGAGGATGCAATATTAATCTGTGATAAGAAAAGGGCTCAAGAAGTGAAAAAGATTAGAAATTTATTAGCTAGTAACGGTTTGGACAAGTGTTTATAA
- a CDS encoding GDP-mannose 4,6-dehydratase, with amino-acid sequence MKALITGIDGFVGRYLVKYLLLNNIEVYGTYLDRIDKNEFANELKLLQMDISNKERVGSILEEVNPDYIIHLAAQSSASISWENPQLTMGVNVNGTINLLEGIRELDLDPRVLLVGSSEEYGFIKSEDIPVNEAQDLRPGNPYAVSKIAQTKIGEVYARAYNLDIIMVRAFNHIGPKQRPTFVASDFAKRIAEIEQGIIDPVLMVGNLDAKRDFTDVRDIVKAYYLLLKEGIQGELYNVGSGNSYAIQYILDTLLSLADVEIEIKTDPSRMRPSDVPIVECDNSKLVKLTEWKANYTIEETLEDVLNYWRENI; translated from the coding sequence TTGAAAGCGTTAATTACTGGGATAGATGGATTTGTAGGGAGATACTTAGTTAAGTATCTCCTTCTTAACAATATAGAGGTTTATGGTACTTATTTAGATAGGATAGATAAGAATGAATTTGCTAATGAACTGAAATTGTTGCAAATGGACATTAGCAATAAGGAACGAGTTGGCTCTATTTTAGAAGAGGTGAATCCTGATTATATAATTCATTTAGCTGCTCAAAGTTCTGCCAGCATTTCCTGGGAGAATCCGCAGTTAACTATGGGTGTAAATGTTAATGGGACTATTAATCTTTTAGAAGGTATTAGAGAATTAGACTTAGATCCAAGGGTATTATTAGTGGGATCAAGTGAAGAGTATGGTTTTATAAAAAGTGAAGACATACCCGTAAATGAGGCTCAAGATTTAAGGCCTGGGAATCCTTATGCAGTAAGTAAGATAGCCCAAACTAAAATTGGAGAAGTATATGCTCGAGCTTATAATTTAGATATTATTATGGTTAGGGCCTTTAATCATATTGGACCGAAGCAGAGACCTACTTTTGTAGCTTCTGATTTTGCTAAGAGAATTGCTGAAATTGAGCAAGGTATAATTGATCCTGTATTAATGGTAGGTAATTTAGATGCTAAACGTGACTTTACTGATGTTAGAGATATTGTTAAAGCATATTACTTGCTTTTGAAAGAAGGAATACAAGGAGAATTGTATAATGTTGGTTCTGGGAATAGTTATGCAATTCAATATATCCTAGATACTTTATTATCTTTGGCAGATGTGGAGATAGAAATTAAGACTGATCCAAGTAGAATGAGGCCATCAGATGTACCAATAGTTGAATGTGACAATTCTAAGCTTGTTAAATTAACTGAGTGGAAAGCAAATTATACAATAGAAGAGACATTAGAAGATGTTCTCAATTATTGGAGAGAAAATATTTAG
- a CDS encoding class I SAM-dependent methyltransferase, with the protein MKQNKSKVLKIKDYIENEIISIKDQESDLNTKENKDLLNFKLQQLESNIDQNNNNWDVNSQQDITSHRKIIGKFIVFSKKIIRKLLSWYINPIVGQQKSFNGSVTRTLNELYKFTKGIIPNINSNYNEINMLKGQINCLTQSIEEIRSRENKFRSEIDQTKIEINDLKEGINDLELEIVNSREKIYEVEAEINNMEERVYERIENLTKKSNDRENTIKEIINEIEMKVNSSKEEVYERIENLTKKSNDRENTIKEIINEIEIKVNSSKEEIYERIENLAKKSNDRENTIKEIEKNITNINNETQDKSEAIDFDYLEFENKFRGSEELIKNRMKKYFNYFREKSNVLDIGCGRGEFLELLQKGNVNSKGIDINKQMVEHCQNKGLDVVRSDAIEYLEQVEDGSLDGVFMGQVVEHLDLNYLLKVIELIDKKLTENGIFIAETPNPQSIYIYANAFYIDPTHVKPVHPATLKYLIERYSLEVMEVQGASAIPEENKLLTIHDEYLKNDNLEKLNSNWDKLNNLLFNYRDYAIVAKKLEVV; encoded by the coding sequence ATGAAACAAAATAAAAGTAAGGTTTTAAAGATAAAGGATTATATAGAGAACGAAATTATTAGTATTAAAGATCAGGAATCTGATTTAAATACTAAAGAGAATAAAGATTTGTTGAATTTTAAACTCCAACAACTTGAATCAAATATAGATCAAAATAATAATAATTGGGATGTTAATTCTCAACAAGATATAACTTCACATAGGAAGATTATCGGTAAATTTATAGTATTTTCAAAAAAAATAATTAGAAAATTATTGTCTTGGTATATTAATCCTATAGTTGGACAACAGAAATCTTTTAATGGGTCTGTTACAAGAACCTTGAATGAATTGTATAAATTTACAAAAGGTATTATTCCAAATATTAATTCTAATTATAATGAAATCAATATGTTAAAAGGTCAAATCAATTGTCTTACTCAAAGCATCGAAGAAATAAGATCTAGAGAAAACAAATTTAGATCTGAAATTGACCAAACAAAAATAGAAATAAATGATTTAAAAGAAGGAATAAATGACTTAGAGTTAGAGATAGTTAATTCAAGAGAAAAAATATATGAAGTAGAAGCAGAGATTAATAATATGGAAGAAAGAGTATATGAAAGAATAGAGAACTTAACTAAAAAATCAAATGATAGAGAGAATACAATAAAAGAAATAATAAATGAAATAGAGATGAAAGTAAATAGCTCCAAAGAAGAAGTATATGAAAGAATAGAGAACCTAACTAAAAAATCAAATGATAGAGAGAATACAATAAAAGAGATAATAAATGAAATAGAAATAAAAGTAAATAGCTCCAAAGAAGAAATATATGAAAGAATAGAGAACTTAGCCAAAAAATCAAATGATAGAGAGAATACAATAAAAGAAATAGAAAAAAATATTACTAATATTAATAATGAAACACAAGATAAAAGTGAAGCTATTGATTTTGATTATTTAGAATTTGAAAATAAATTTCGAGGTAGCGAAGAGTTAATAAAAAACAGAATGAAAAAGTATTTTAATTACTTTAGAGAAAAAAGTAATGTTCTAGATATTGGATGTGGGAGAGGAGAATTTCTAGAGCTCCTTCAAAAGGGTAATGTTAATTCTAAGGGAATTGATATTAATAAACAAATGGTAGAACACTGTCAGAATAAAGGCTTAGATGTAGTTAGAAGTGATGCTATAGAGTATTTAGAGCAAGTAGAGGATGGTAGTTTAGATGGTGTATTTATGGGGCAAGTTGTTGAACATTTAGATTTGAATTATTTACTTAAGGTTATCGAATTGATTGATAAGAAGCTCACAGAAAATGGAATTTTTATTGCTGAAACTCCTAATCCACAGAGTATATATATATATGCTAATGCTTTTTATATAGATCCAACACATGTAAAACCAGTTCATCCTGCTACTTTGAAGTATCTAATAGAAAGATATAGCTTAGAGGTTATGGAAGTTCAAGGAGCATCAGCAATTCCGGAAGAGAATAAATTATTAACTATCCATGATGAATATTTGAAAAATGATAATCTTGAAAAGTTAAATAGTAATTGGGATAAATTGAATAATCTATTATTTAATTATAGAGATTATGCTATAGTGGCAAAAAAATTAGAGGTGGTGTAA
- the gmd gene encoding GDP-mannose 4,6-dehydratase, giving the protein MKKKALITGVNGQDGSYLAELLLEKGYEVYGLMRRKSKVSYGNVEHLKNDIEFIYGDMTDLISLINAMKISQADEVYNLAAQSFVGTSWEQPLATAEIDALGVTNMLEAIRTVKPEAKFYQASTSEMYGLVQEMPQTEDTPFYPRSPYGVAKLYGHWITKNYRESYQIFGCSGILFNHESERRGKEFVTRKITDAVARIKLGVQDRLELGNMDARRDWGHAKDYVKAMWLMLQQDEADDYVVATGETHKVREFVELAFKHVGIDIEWRGEGVEEEGIDKATGKVVVAVNPKFFRPAEVDVLLGSPKKAEKKLNWEREISFEELVKRMVKADLKRVEKEVAFNTYMEEAAATKE; this is encoded by the coding sequence ATGAAAAAAAAGGCGCTTATAACAGGAGTAAATGGACAAGATGGTTCATATTTAGCAGAACTTCTTTTGGAAAAAGGATATGAAGTGTATGGTTTAATGAGAAGAAAGAGTAAAGTGAGTTATGGGAATGTAGAACATTTAAAGAATGATATAGAGTTTATTTATGGTGATATGACTGATTTGATTTCACTAATAAATGCAATGAAGATTTCACAGGCAGATGAGGTATATAATTTAGCTGCCCAATCTTTTGTAGGAACTTCTTGGGAGCAACCATTGGCTACAGCAGAGATAGATGCTTTAGGTGTTACTAATATGTTAGAAGCAATTAGGACAGTTAAGCCTGAAGCTAAATTTTATCAGGCTTCTACTAGTGAAATGTATGGGCTTGTGCAAGAGATGCCTCAAACAGAAGATACACCTTTCTATCCAAGGAGTCCATATGGAGTTGCAAAATTATATGGACATTGGATAACAAAAAATTATAGAGAAAGTTATCAGATATTTGGTTGTTCAGGTATATTATTTAATCATGAGTCTGAAAGAAGAGGTAAGGAGTTTGTTACTAGAAAGATTACTGATGCAGTAGCAAGAATTAAGCTAGGAGTTCAGGATAGATTAGAATTGGGTAATATGGATGCTAGAAGAGATTGGGGACATGCTAAAGATTATGTTAAGGCAATGTGGCTAATGTTACAACAAGATGAAGCAGATGATTATGTGGTTGCTACTGGAGAAACTCACAAAGTGAGAGAATTTGTTGAGTTGGCATTTAAGCATGTTGGAATTGATATAGAATGGAGAGGCGAAGGTGTAGAGGAAGAAGGAATAGATAAAGCAACTGGTAAAGTAGTTGTAGCAGTTAATCCTAAGTTCTTTAGACCAGCAGAGGTTGATGTATTATTAGGAAGTCCAAAAAAAGCTGAGAAAAAATTAAACTGGGAAAGGGAAATATCTTTTGAAGAATTAGTAAAAAGAATGGTAAAAGCAGATTTGAAGAGAGTAGAAAAAGAAGTGGCTTTCAATACTTATATGGAAGAAGCAGCTGCAACTAAAGAATAA
- the galE gene encoding UDP-glucose 4-epimerase GalE, with product MRPKTILVIGGAGYIGSHQVKLLDQRGYNVIVYDNLSTGYRDLVTVDNFEEGDLADKDRLREVFNKYQIDAVMHFAAFIQVGESIKDPAKYYRNNVTNAINLLDIMLEYDVKNLIFSSTAAVYGEPEEIPIKETHTKAPINPYGRSKLMIEKILKDYDQAYGLRYTCFRYFNASGADDSGRIGEKHNPETHLIPLILQTALGERDDIYIFGIDYNTKDGTCIRDFVHVNDLADAHIKGLERLFGGGGSETFNLGSGKGYSVKEIINQAKEITGVDFKVVEGERRDGDPAILIADSSKVKQVLKWEPKYTLNDIIRTAWNWHKHN from the coding sequence TTGAGACCAAAGACTATATTAGTAATTGGTGGTGCAGGATATATAGGTTCTCATCAGGTTAAATTGCTAGATCAAAGAGGCTATAATGTAATTGTTTATGATAATTTATCTACAGGCTATCGAGACTTAGTTACAGTTGATAATTTTGAAGAAGGTGATTTGGCTGATAAGGATAGATTAAGAGAGGTCTTTAATAAATATCAGATAGATGCTGTAATGCACTTTGCCGCTTTTATTCAAGTAGGAGAATCGATTAAAGATCCTGCTAAATATTATCGCAATAATGTAACTAACGCAATTAATTTATTAGATATAATGTTAGAATATGACGTTAAAAACCTTATTTTCTCTTCAACAGCAGCTGTTTATGGTGAACCAGAAGAAATTCCAATTAAAGAAACTCATACTAAAGCTCCAATTAATCCTTATGGTCGATCTAAATTGATGATAGAAAAAATTTTAAAAGATTATGATCAAGCTTATGGTTTAAGATATACTTGTTTTAGGTATTTTAATGCTTCTGGTGCTGATGATAGTGGAAGGATAGGCGAGAAACATAATCCTGAGACTCATCTAATTCCACTAATATTACAGACAGCATTAGGAGAAAGAGATGATATATATATATTTGGTATTGATTATAATACTAAAGACGGAACTTGCATTAGAGATTTTGTTCATGTCAATGACTTAGCTGATGCTCATATTAAAGGTTTAGAGAGACTATTTGGGGGAGGAGGTTCAGAAACTTTTAATTTAGGATCAGGTAAAGGTTATTCTGTTAAGGAGATTATAAACCAGGCTAAGGAAATAACAGGAGTTGATTTTAAGGTTGTAGAAGGTGAAAGAAGAGATGGCGATCCTGCTATATTAATTGCTGATAGTTCTAAAGTTAAGCAAGTTTTAAAGTGGGAACCTAAGTATACTTTAAATGATATCATAAGAACAGCATGGAATTGGCATAAACATAATTAG